The following proteins are encoded in a genomic region of Mycolicibacterium rutilum:
- a CDS encoding [protein-PII] uridylyltransferase produces MTEKHEPAAGAPSRWVAPAAGSSRPATDLSAATKQLLSGGARQLDSAALRQALQDLHEFWLTTKATEIGITPTSGFAIVATGGLGRGEFVPHSDLDLTLLHDNMPTEIVSQVAELLWYPLWDANIRIDHSVRTVPEALQVAGEDISAGLAMLEARHITGDSDLSSLLIGGARRQWRTGIASRFDELVEHTRARWERSGEIAHRAEPDLKCGRGGLRDVQLLNALAIAQLTDVYPNRSLASPIGTLGEAHLALLNVRTELHRVAGRGRDLLLAQHADEIGAALHIGDRFDLARMLSDAARTISFYVDAGIRTAGNALPRRGFAALRRPARRPLDEGVIEFAGEVILARDARPERDPGLILRVAAASATTGLPMAASTLARLAAAAPELRTPWPAQALKDLLVMLAAGPSAVATIEALDRTGLWGRLFPEWGAVRDLPPRDVVHIWTVDRHLVETVSRASAFTTRVSRPDLLMLGALCHDIGKGRGGDHSVIGAELATQIGTRLGLWPSDVEVLSKLVRHHLLLPHTATRRDLQDPNTIAAVAEALDGDLVLLELLHVLAEADSLATGPGVWGDWKASLLGDLVNRCKMVMAGEPLPQPDPIDPRHLSMAADVGVHVEMTAGDSPHIHHVTMIAPDRRGLLSKAAGVLALNSLRVHSASVNGHQGSAINTFVVSPHFGSPPAAELLRQQLILALDGELDVLEALDRRERESAQHGSGRAGEVPAAVPINHVTAPPRILWSDGAKPGELVAQIRSTDRAGLLAKLTAVFERDGVDIAWAKVTTLGSSVVDLFGITAGAALREELERDLYAVLPTPPPAKPVSEAS; encoded by the coding sequence ATGACCGAGAAACACGAACCCGCCGCCGGTGCACCCTCACGTTGGGTCGCGCCGGCGGCGGGCTCGTCGCGTCCGGCCACCGACCTGTCCGCCGCCACCAAGCAGTTGCTGTCCGGCGGTGCGCGTCAACTCGATTCGGCTGCGCTGCGTCAGGCGTTGCAGGATCTGCACGAATTCTGGCTCACCACCAAGGCCACCGAGATCGGCATCACCCCGACCAGCGGGTTCGCCATCGTCGCGACCGGCGGCCTGGGCCGCGGCGAGTTCGTCCCGCATTCCGACCTCGACCTGACGCTTCTGCACGACAACATGCCCACCGAGATCGTCAGCCAGGTCGCCGAGTTGCTGTGGTATCCGTTGTGGGACGCCAACATTCGCATCGACCACAGCGTGCGCACCGTTCCCGAGGCGCTGCAGGTGGCCGGTGAGGACATCTCGGCGGGGCTGGCGATGCTCGAAGCCCGGCACATCACCGGTGATTCGGACCTGTCGTCGCTGCTGATCGGCGGCGCCCGCCGGCAGTGGCGTACCGGGATCGCCTCGCGTTTCGACGAACTCGTCGAGCACACCCGGGCGCGCTGGGAGCGCAGCGGCGAGATCGCGCACCGCGCCGAACCGGATCTCAAATGCGGCCGCGGCGGCCTGCGTGATGTGCAACTGCTCAACGCGCTGGCGATCGCGCAGCTGACCGATGTGTATCCGAACCGGTCGCTGGCCTCGCCGATCGGCACACTCGGTGAGGCGCATCTGGCGCTGCTCAACGTGCGCACCGAATTACACCGCGTCGCCGGTCGCGGTCGTGACCTGCTGCTGGCGCAGCACGCCGACGAGATCGGCGCGGCGCTGCACATCGGTGACCGGTTCGACCTCGCGCGGATGCTCTCCGACGCCGCGCGCACCATCAGCTTCTACGTCGACGCGGGAATCCGCACCGCGGGCAACGCGCTGCCGCGCCGCGGTTTCGCCGCGCTGCGCCGCCCCGCACGACGGCCCCTCGACGAAGGGGTCATCGAGTTCGCCGGTGAAGTCATCCTGGCCCGCGACGCGCGCCCCGAACGCGACCCCGGGCTCATCCTGCGGGTGGCGGCCGCCTCGGCGACCACCGGGCTGCCGATGGCCGCCTCCACCCTGGCCCGATTGGCCGCGGCGGCACCCGAACTGCGCACCCCGTGGCCGGCGCAGGCGCTCAAGGATCTGCTGGTGATGCTCGCCGCCGGGCCGTCGGCGGTCGCCACCATCGAGGCGCTGGACCGCACCGGCCTGTGGGGCCGGCTGTTCCCGGAGTGGGGTGCGGTGCGCGACCTGCCGCCGCGCGACGTCGTGCACATCTGGACCGTGGACCGTCACCTCGTCGAAACTGTCTCCAGGGCAAGCGCTTTCACCACCCGGGTATCGCGCCCGGACCTGCTGATGCTGGGCGCGCTGTGCCATGACATCGGCAAGGGCCGCGGCGGCGACCACAGCGTCATCGGCGCGGAGCTGGCCACGCAGATCGGCACCCGGTTGGGCCTGTGGCCGTCGGACGTCGAGGTGCTGTCCAAGCTGGTGCGCCATCACCTGCTGCTGCCGCACACCGCGACGCGGCGGGATCTGCAGGACCCCAACACGATCGCGGCGGTCGCCGAGGCGCTCGACGGTGACCTGGTGTTGCTGGAGCTGCTGCATGTGCTGGCCGAAGCCGACTCGCTGGCCACCGGGCCGGGTGTGTGGGGGGACTGGAAGGCCTCGCTGCTCGGCGATCTGGTGAACCGGTGCAAGATGGTGATGGCCGGTGAGCCGCTGCCGCAGCCGGATCCCATTGACCCGCGGCACCTTTCGATGGCCGCCGATGTCGGGGTGCACGTCGAGATGACCGCGGGGGACAGCCCGCACATCCACCACGTCACGATGATCGCGCCGGACCGGCGTGGGCTGCTGTCCAAGGCGGCGGGGGTGCTCGCGCTGAACTCGCTTCGGGTGCACTCGGCGTCGGTCAACGGCCATCAGGGTTCGGCGATCAACACCTTCGTGGTGTCACCGCATTTCGGCTCGCCGCCCGCGGCAGAACTGCTACGCCAGCAGCTGATCCTCGCGCTCGACGGCGAGCTGGACGTGCTCGAGGCGTTGGACCGCCGCGAGCGGGAGTCCGCCCAGCACGGGTCCGGCCGGGCCGGGGAGGTGCCCGCCGCGGTCCCGATCAACCATGTCACCGCGCCGCCGCGCATCCTGTGGTCCGACGGCGCCAAACCGGGTGAGCTGGTCGCGCAGATCCGCAGCACGGACCGCGCCGGGCTGTTGGCCAAGCTGACCGCCGTCTTCGAGCGCGACGGCGTCGACATCGCCTGGGCCAAGGTCACCACGCTGGGGTCCTCGGTGGTCGACCTGTTCGGCATCACCGCCGGTGCCGCGCTGCGCGAGGAACTCGAACGCGACCTCTACGCGGTGCTGCCGACACCGCCGCCCGCCAAGCCGGTGTCGGAAGCCAGTTAG
- a CDS encoding P-II family nitrogen regulator has translation MKLITAIVKPFTLEDVKTGLEQTGILGMTVSEVQGYGRQKGHTEVYRGAEYSVDFVPKVRVEVVVDDASVDKVVDVIVQAARTGKIGDGKVWVSPVDTVVRVRTGERGADAL, from the coding sequence ATGAAGCTGATTACTGCGATCGTCAAGCCGTTCACGCTCGAAGATGTCAAGACCGGACTCGAGCAGACGGGTATCCTCGGAATGACCGTCAGCGAGGTTCAGGGTTACGGCCGCCAGAAGGGTCACACCGAGGTGTACCGCGGCGCTGAGTACTCCGTCGATTTCGTGCCGAAGGTGCGTGTCGAGGTCGTGGTCGACGACGCGTCGGTCGACAAGGTCGTCGACGTCATCGTCCAGGCTGCACGCACCGGCAAGATCGGTGACGGCAAGGTGTGGGTCAGCCCCGTCGACACCGTGGTCCGGGTGCGCACCGGAGAGCGTGGAGCCGACGCCCTTTGA
- a CDS encoding ammonium transporter — protein sequence MVSALPLALPDDAFAPFGPDGLSAGDTAWVLTAAALVLFMTPGLAFFYGGLSRQKSVLNMMMMSFGSLGVVSVIYVLWGYSMSFASAHTGDSDIAGIFDNPFALFGLSPLLESKEVGEDTLYVLGGFGTVPAIVWVGFQLTFAVITVALISGAVAERMKFGTWLLFGGIWVTLVYFPLSHMVWGGGLLSASESGIAAKLFGVDDEGAANVAPIDFAGGTVVHINAGMAALVLALLLGKRSGFGKMAYRPHNIPFVMLGASILWFGWYGFNVGSEGAADMIAGAVWVNTTAATAAAMLGWLLVERIRDGHATSVGAASGIVAGLVAITPACGALSPIGSLILGVIAGVLSALAVGLKYKFGYDDSLDVVGVHLVAGLWGTVGIGFLAVETGLFYGGGVQQLVVQVVIALVAVIFTGIMTAIIAFIVKPLGWRVSREDEDTGIDETEHAETAYELV from the coding sequence GTGGTTTCAGCCTTACCCCTAGCTCTACCCGATGATGCGTTCGCGCCGTTCGGCCCAGACGGGCTGAGCGCGGGCGACACCGCATGGGTACTCACCGCCGCGGCGCTCGTCTTGTTCATGACACCGGGCCTGGCGTTCTTCTACGGTGGGCTGTCCCGCCAGAAGTCCGTGCTGAACATGATGATGATGTCGTTCGGCTCCCTCGGCGTGGTGAGCGTCATCTACGTGCTGTGGGGCTACTCGATGTCCTTCGCCTCCGCGCACACCGGTGACAGCGACATCGCCGGCATCTTCGACAACCCGTTCGCGTTGTTCGGGCTGAGCCCGCTGCTGGAGTCCAAGGAGGTCGGCGAGGACACGCTCTACGTGCTCGGCGGCTTCGGCACCGTCCCCGCGATCGTCTGGGTCGGATTCCAGTTGACCTTCGCGGTGATCACCGTCGCCCTCATCAGCGGCGCGGTGGCCGAGCGGATGAAGTTCGGCACCTGGCTGCTGTTCGGCGGCATCTGGGTCACCCTGGTGTATTTCCCGCTCTCGCACATGGTTTGGGGCGGTGGCCTGCTGTCGGCTTCGGAGAGCGGCATCGCGGCCAAACTGTTCGGCGTCGACGACGAAGGCGCGGCCAACGTCGCTCCGATCGACTTCGCCGGTGGCACCGTGGTTCACATCAACGCCGGTATGGCCGCGCTGGTGCTCGCACTGCTGCTCGGTAAGCGCTCCGGCTTCGGCAAGATGGCCTACCGGCCGCACAACATTCCGTTCGTGATGCTGGGCGCGTCGATCCTGTGGTTCGGGTGGTACGGCTTCAACGTCGGTTCCGAAGGTGCGGCGGACATGATCGCGGGTGCGGTCTGGGTCAACACGACCGCGGCCACGGCGGCGGCCATGCTCGGCTGGTTGCTCGTGGAGCGGATCCGCGACGGCCACGCCACCAGCGTCGGCGCGGCGTCGGGCATCGTGGCCGGCCTGGTCGCGATCACCCCGGCCTGTGGTGCGCTCTCGCCGATCGGCTCGCTGATCCTGGGCGTCATCGCCGGTGTGCTGTCGGCGCTCGCTGTCGGGTTGAAGTACAAGTTCGGCTATGACGACTCGCTCGACGTGGTCGGCGTCCACCTCGTGGCCGGCCTGTGGGGCACCGTCGGCATCGGCTTCCTGGCCGTCGAGACCGGCCTGTTCTACGGCGGCGGTGTGCAGCAGTTGGTGGTGCAGGTGGTGATCGCCTTGGTGGCCGTCATCTTCACTGGCATCATGACGGCGATCATTGCCTTTATCGTCAAGCCGTTGGGCTGGCGCGTCAGTCGAGAGGACGAGGACACCGGCATCGATGAGACCGAACACGCCGAAACCGCTTACGAGCTCGTCTGA
- the ftsY gene encoding signal recognition particle-docking protein FtsY — protein sequence MTEGLWIAVAVIAVLLVAALVVGLVRYRRRRISLKSSETPAAVDRSGGYTASSGITFSQSAPTKPVQPAERIDTSGLPAVGDDATVPRDAPKRPIADVQLPDAPVVEPVEKPVPKPEPEPEPEPEPVEEPDAPEPATPALDEIAPTEGRLERLRGRLARSQNTLGKSMLGLLGAGDLDEASWEEVEDTLLIADLGPVVTESVVTSLRARMASSGVRTEADARAVLREVLIEELRPDLDRSIKALPHADKPSVLLVVGVNGTGKTTTVGKLARVLVADGRRVVLGAADTFRAAAADQLQSWASRVGAEVVRGPEGADPASVAFDAVDKGVADGADVVVVDTAGRLHTKTGLMDELGKVKRVVSKRAEVDEVLLVLDATIGQNGLPQARVFAEVVDITGVVLTKLDGTAKGGIVFRVQQELGVPVKLVGLGEGADDLAPFEPAAFVDALLG from the coding sequence GTGACTGAAGGTTTGTGGATCGCAGTCGCGGTCATCGCCGTTCTGCTGGTAGCCGCTCTCGTCGTCGGCCTGGTGCGCTACCGGCGCCGCCGGATCAGCCTCAAGTCGAGCGAGACGCCCGCCGCGGTCGACCGCTCGGGCGGCTACACCGCCTCATCGGGGATCACGTTCTCGCAGTCGGCGCCGACGAAACCCGTTCAGCCCGCCGAGCGAATCGACACCAGCGGGCTGCCCGCGGTCGGTGACGACGCCACCGTCCCCCGGGACGCGCCGAAGCGCCCGATCGCCGATGTGCAGCTGCCCGACGCGCCGGTGGTGGAGCCGGTCGAAAAGCCCGTGCCGAAGCCCGAGCCGGAGCCGGAGCCGGAGCCCGAACCTGTCGAGGAACCGGACGCGCCGGAGCCCGCCACACCCGCGCTCGACGAGATCGCGCCGACCGAGGGCCGCCTGGAGCGGTTGCGCGGCCGGTTGGCCCGCTCGCAGAACACGCTCGGCAAGAGCATGCTCGGGCTGCTCGGTGCGGGCGACCTCGACGAGGCCTCCTGGGAGGAGGTCGAGGACACCCTGCTGATCGCCGACCTCGGCCCCGTCGTCACCGAATCGGTGGTGACGTCCCTGCGCGCGCGGATGGCGTCGAGCGGGGTGCGCACCGAGGCCGACGCCCGCGCGGTCCTGCGCGAGGTCCTCATCGAGGAACTGCGGCCCGATCTGGACCGCTCGATCAAGGCGCTGCCGCACGCCGACAAACCGTCGGTGCTGCTGGTGGTCGGCGTGAACGGCACCGGCAAGACGACGACGGTCGGCAAGCTGGCGCGCGTACTCGTCGCCGACGGTCGCCGGGTGGTGCTCGGCGCCGCCGACACGTTCCGCGCCGCGGCAGCCGACCAGTTGCAGTCCTGGGCGTCGCGGGTCGGCGCGGAGGTGGTCCGCGGGCCCGAGGGTGCCGACCCCGCGTCGGTGGCGTTCGACGCGGTCGACAAGGGCGTCGCCGACGGCGCCGACGTCGTCGTCGTCGACACCGCGGGCCGGTTGCACACCAAGACCGGTCTGATGGACGAGCTGGGCAAGGTCAAGCGCGTCGTCAGCAAACGGGCCGAGGTCGACGAGGTGCTGCTGGTGCTCGACGCGACGATCGGGCAGAACGGACTCCCGCAGGCCCGGGTGTTCGCTGAGGTCGTCGACATCACCGGTGTGGTGCTGACCAAACTCGACGGCACGGCGAAGGGCGGGATCGTGTTCCGGGTGCAACAAGAACTCGGTGTGCCGGTCAAACTCGTTGGCCTCGGGGAGGGCGCGGACGATCTGGCCCCGTTCGAGCCGGCGGCGTTCGTCGACGCGCTACTCGGTTAG
- the smc gene encoding chromosome segregation protein SMC: MHLKSLTLKGFKSFASPTTLRFEPGITCVVGPNGSGKSNVVDALTWVMGEQGAKTLRGGKMEDVIFAGTSSRPPLGRAEVTVTIDNSDNSLPIEYSEVSITRRMFRDGGSEYEINGSSCRLMDVQELLSDSGIGREMHVIVGQGKLSEILESRPEDRRAFIEEAAGVLKHRKRKEKAVRKLDAMSANLNRLTDLTTELRRQLKPLGRQAEMARRAQTIQADLRDARLRLAADDLVTRRAEFDNTNQAETTLRREHDEIAARLETKTVELAAHESAVETLSARADAAQQTWFSLSALAERVGATVRIATERAQHLEAEPEASTGPDPDELDAQADEVAARERQLLDELTESRATLEAARAELSECERMAAEAERAHMAAARAEADRREGLARLAGQVDTMRTRVESIDETVSRLSGAIEEAAAKAQQTQAEFETVQGRVGELDAGEVGLDEHHDRTVTALRLADERVAELQAAERGAERQVASLRARIEALSVGLDRKDGAAWLQENRSDAGLLGSVANLLKVRGGYEVAVAAVLGSAADAVAAENAGAARAAVAALKESDGGRAAIVLSDWPNQFAAQRDPLPHGAQWAVELVEAPARLQGAVQAMLGDVAVVSDLPAALDLVTARPTLRAVTTDGDLVGAGVLSGGSDRKPSTLEIASEVDKARAELEAAETQVGELSAALAGALAEQSSRQDAAEQALAALNESDAAISAIYEQLGRLGQDARAADDEWQRLMQQRAELETNRARTVEELSELEQRLHNAQQAPMFEAEPVDRQETMAAAEVARAAEVEARLAVRTAEERANAVRGRADSLRRAATAEREARLRAQRAREAREHAAAVAAAVAESGRLVAQRLSAVVAVASRSRDEVAAERQHRSTALAKAREEVNELTAKINGLTDALHKDEVAKAQAALRIEQLEEQVLEQFGMATADLIAEYGPDVPLPPTELEMAEYEQARERGEQVTAPAPMPFDRPTQERRAKKAERELNELGRVNPLALEEFAALEERYNFLSTQLEDVKGARKDLLDVIDDVDARILQVFTEAYADVEREFTQVFSTLFPGGEGRLLLTNPDDMLTTGIEVEARPPGKKIKRLSLLSGGEKSLTAVAMLVAIFRARPSPFYVMDEVEAALDDVNLRRLISLFEQLRERSQLIVITHQKPTMEVADALYGVTMRDDGITTVISQRMRGQELVAATN, translated from the coding sequence GTGCACCTCAAGAGTCTGACCCTGAAGGGCTTCAAGTCGTTTGCTTCGCCGACGACTCTGCGCTTCGAGCCAGGCATCACGTGCGTGGTCGGCCCCAACGGGTCCGGCAAGTCCAACGTCGTCGACGCGCTCACCTGGGTGATGGGCGAGCAGGGTGCCAAGACGCTGCGCGGCGGCAAGATGGAAGACGTCATCTTCGCGGGCACGTCCTCGCGCCCGCCGTTGGGCCGCGCCGAGGTCACCGTCACCATCGACAACTCCGACAACTCGCTGCCGATCGAGTACTCCGAAGTGTCGATCACCCGCCGGATGTTCCGCGACGGCGGCAGCGAGTACGAGATCAACGGCAGCAGTTGCCGGTTGATGGATGTGCAGGAACTGCTGTCCGACTCCGGCATCGGCCGCGAGATGCACGTGATCGTCGGGCAGGGCAAGTTGAGCGAGATCCTCGAGTCGCGCCCCGAGGACCGTCGTGCGTTCATCGAAGAGGCCGCCGGCGTCCTCAAGCACCGCAAGCGCAAGGAAAAAGCGGTCCGCAAGCTCGACGCGATGTCGGCCAACCTCAACCGGCTCACCGACCTGACCACCGAACTGCGCCGCCAGCTCAAGCCGCTCGGGCGGCAGGCCGAGATGGCGCGGCGCGCCCAGACCATCCAGGCCGATCTGCGCGACGCCCGATTGCGGCTGGCCGCCGACGATCTGGTCACCCGCCGCGCCGAGTTCGACAACACCAACCAGGCCGAGACGACGCTGCGCCGTGAGCACGACGAGATCGCGGCCCGGCTGGAGACCAAGACCGTCGAGCTGGCCGCCCATGAGTCGGCGGTCGAAACCCTCAGTGCGCGAGCCGATGCCGCGCAGCAGACGTGGTTCTCGTTGTCCGCGCTCGCCGAACGGGTGGGGGCGACGGTCCGCATCGCGACCGAACGCGCGCAGCACCTGGAGGCCGAGCCCGAGGCGTCCACCGGGCCGGACCCCGACGAGCTCGACGCGCAGGCCGACGAGGTCGCCGCCCGGGAACGCCAACTGCTCGACGAGCTGACCGAGTCGCGGGCCACCCTCGAGGCCGCGCGCGCCGAGCTCAGCGAGTGCGAACGGATGGCCGCTGAGGCCGAGCGCGCGCACATGGCCGCCGCCCGCGCCGAGGCTGACCGCCGAGAAGGCTTGGCGCGGTTGGCCGGTCAGGTCGACACCATGCGGACCCGCGTCGAGTCCATCGACGAGACCGTGAGCCGGCTCAGCGGCGCGATCGAAGAGGCCGCCGCCAAGGCGCAGCAGACCCAGGCCGAATTCGAGACCGTGCAGGGCCGCGTCGGTGAACTCGACGCCGGTGAAGTCGGCCTCGACGAACACCACGACCGCACCGTGACCGCGCTGCGGCTGGCCGACGAGCGAGTCGCCGAACTGCAGGCCGCCGAACGCGGCGCCGAACGGCAGGTGGCATCGCTGCGGGCCCGCATCGAGGCGCTGTCGGTCGGCCTGGACCGCAAGGACGGTGCGGCGTGGCTGCAGGAGAACCGCAGCGACGCAGGGCTTCTCGGCTCGGTCGCGAACCTGCTGAAGGTGCGCGGCGGCTACGAGGTGGCGGTCGCCGCGGTGCTGGGCTCCGCCGCCGACGCCGTCGCCGCCGAGAACGCCGGTGCGGCCCGCGCCGCCGTCGCCGCGCTCAAGGAGTCCGACGGCGGACGCGCCGCGATCGTGCTGAGCGACTGGCCCAATCAGTTTGCCGCGCAGCGTGATCCGCTGCCGCACGGCGCCCAGTGGGCGGTCGAGCTGGTCGAGGCACCGGCTCGGCTGCAGGGTGCGGTGCAGGCGATGCTGGGCGACGTCGCGGTGGTATCCGACCTGCCGGCCGCACTCGATCTGGTCACCGCCCGGCCGACGCTGCGCGCGGTCACCACCGACGGTGACCTCGTGGGCGCCGGTGTGCTCAGCGGCGGGTCGGACCGCAAACCCAGCACACTCGAGATCGCCTCGGAGGTCGACAAGGCCCGCGCCGAACTCGAGGCCGCCGAGACCCAGGTCGGCGAGTTGTCGGCCGCGCTGGCGGGCGCGCTGGCCGAACAGTCCAGCCGGCAGGACGCCGCCGAGCAGGCGCTCGCGGCGCTCAACGAGTCCGATGCGGCGATTTCGGCGATCTACGAGCAGCTGGGCAGGCTGGGGCAGGACGCCAGGGCCGCCGACGACGAATGGCAGCGCCTGATGCAGCAGCGCGCCGAACTGGAGACCAACCGCGCCCGCACTGTCGAGGAACTCAGCGAGCTCGAGCAGCGGCTGCACAACGCGCAGCAGGCGCCGATGTTCGAGGCCGAACCGGTCGATCGGCAGGAGACGATGGCCGCCGCCGAGGTGGCGCGCGCCGCTGAGGTGGAGGCGCGGCTGGCGGTGCGTACCGCCGAAGAACGCGCGAATGCCGTTCGCGGACGCGCTGATTCGTTGCGCAGGGCGGCGACGGCCGAGCGCGAGGCCCGGCTGCGTGCCCAGCGGGCACGCGAAGCGCGCGAACACGCCGCCGCGGTGGCCGCCGCCGTCGCCGAATCGGGTCGCCTTGTCGCGCAACGGCTGAGCGCGGTGGTGGCGGTGGCGTCACGGTCCCGCGACGAGGTCGCCGCCGAACGGCAGCACCGGTCCACGGCACTGGCGAAAGCCCGTGAGGAAGTCAACGAGCTCACCGCGAAGATCAACGGACTGACCGACGCGCTGCACAAGGACGAGGTCGCCAAGGCCCAGGCCGCGCTGCGCATCGAACAACTCGAGGAGCAGGTCCTCGAGCAGTTCGGCATGGCCACCGCCGACCTGATCGCCGAGTACGGCCCCGACGTGCCGCTGCCGCCGACCGAACTGGAGATGGCCGAGTACGAGCAGGCCCGCGAGCGCGGTGAGCAGGTCACCGCCCCCGCGCCGATGCCGTTCGACCGGCCCACCCAGGAGCGCCGCGCCAAGAAGGCCGAGCGCGAGCTCAACGAGCTGGGCCGGGTGAATCCGCTGGCGCTCGAGGAGTTCGCCGCGCTCGAGGAGCGCTACAACTTCCTGTCCACCCAGCTCGAGGACGTCAAGGGCGCCCGCAAGGACCTGCTCGACGTGATCGACGACGTGGACGCCCGCATCCTGCAGGTGTTCACTGAGGCGTACGCCGACGTGGAACGCGAGTTCACGCAGGTCTTTTCGACGCTGTTCCCCGGCGGCGAGGGCCGGCTGCTGCTGACCAACCCCGACGACATGCTCACCACCGGCATCGAGGTCGAGGCGCGCCCGCCGGGCAAGAAGATCAAGCGGCTGTCGCTGCTGTCCGGCGGCGAGAAGTCGCTGACCGCGGTGGCGATGCTGGTCGCGATCTTCCGCGCGCGGCCATCGCCGTTCTACGTGATGGACGAGGTGGAGGCCGCGCTCGACGACGTCAACCTGCGCCGGTTGATCAGTTTGTTCGAGCAGCTGCGGGAACGGTCCCAGCTCATCGTCATCACCCACCAGAAGCCGACGATGGAGGTCGCAGACGCGCTCTACGGCGTCACCATGCGCGACGACGGCATCACCACGGTGATCAGCCAGCGGATGCGGGGACAGGAACTGGTCGCGGCGACCAACTGA
- a CDS encoding acylphosphatase, whose protein sequence is MQELAKVRLTAWVHGRVQGVGFRWWTRSRALELGLTGYAANKPDGRVQVVAQGPRDACDRLLDLLRSGETPGHVDHVVADFTEPRDSLEGFTER, encoded by the coding sequence ATGCAGGAGTTAGCTAAGGTACGGCTGACGGCATGGGTGCACGGCCGGGTGCAGGGCGTCGGGTTCCGTTGGTGGACCCGGTCGCGGGCACTGGAACTCGGCCTGACCGGCTATGCCGCCAACAAGCCCGACGGTCGCGTCCAGGTGGTGGCGCAGGGGCCGCGCGACGCCTGCGATCGACTCCTTGACCTGCTGCGAAGCGGTGAAACACCAGGACACGTCGACCACGTCGTCGCCGACTTCACCGAACCGCGCGACTCGCTAGAAGGCTTCACCGAGCGATAG
- a CDS encoding OsmC family protein — translation MTELWVERTGPRRYTGRSSRGAEVLVGSEDVEGVFTPGELLKIALAACSGMASDVPLQRRLGEDYDTTIRVSGAADREQERYPLLEERMELDLSALSEQERARVLTVIERAIDQVCTVGRTLKAGTKVTFEVSDAGVS, via the coding sequence ATGACCGAACTGTGGGTTGAGCGAACGGGGCCGCGCCGCTATACCGGGCGCAGCTCGCGCGGCGCGGAGGTGCTCGTCGGCAGCGAGGACGTCGAGGGCGTCTTCACGCCGGGGGAGTTGTTGAAGATCGCGCTCGCGGCCTGCAGCGGCATGGCCAGCGACGTGCCGCTGCAGCGCCGCCTCGGCGAGGACTACGACACCACGATCCGGGTCTCGGGCGCGGCGGACCGCGAACAGGAGCGCTACCCGCTGTTGGAGGAGCGCATGGAGCTCGACCTGTCCGCGCTCTCCGAGCAGGAGCGCGCGCGGGTGCTCACGGTCATCGAGCGCGCCATCGACCAGGTCTGCACGGTCGGTCGCACGCTGAAGGCCGGGACCAAAGTGACGTTTGAGGTTAGTGATGCAGGAGTTAGCTAA
- the mutM gene encoding bifunctional DNA-formamidopyrimidine glycosylase/DNA-(apurinic or apyrimidinic site) lyase: MPELPEVEVVRRGLAAHVVDKTITAVRVHHPRAVRRHEAGPADLTARLLGSRIVGTGRRGKYLWLTLDDGAALVVHLGMSGQMLLGAVPNENHLRIAALLDDGLALSFVDQRTFGGWMLTDMVTIDGEDVPMPVAHLARDPLDPHFNRDGVVTVLRGKHSEIKRQLLDQTVVSGIGNIYADEALWRAKINGARLASSLTRPKLAALLDAAAEVMREALAQGGTSFDSLYVNVNGESGYFDRSLDAYGREGEPCRRCGAIMRREKFMNRSSFYCPRCQPRPRVRRTAPRPT; this comes from the coding sequence ATGCCTGAGCTTCCCGAAGTCGAGGTCGTCCGTCGCGGGTTGGCCGCGCACGTCGTCGACAAGACCATCACCGCGGTGCGTGTTCACCATCCCCGCGCGGTGCGCAGGCACGAGGCCGGCCCGGCCGACCTGACCGCGCGGCTGCTCGGTTCGCGCATCGTCGGGACCGGGCGGCGCGGCAAGTATCTGTGGCTGACGCTCGACGACGGGGCCGCGCTGGTGGTGCACCTCGGGATGAGCGGACAGATGCTGCTGGGCGCGGTGCCGAACGAGAACCATCTGCGGATCGCGGCGCTGCTCGACGACGGATTGGCGTTGAGTTTCGTCGACCAGCGCACGTTCGGCGGGTGGATGCTCACCGACATGGTCACCATCGACGGTGAGGACGTCCCGATGCCCGTCGCCCATCTGGCGCGCGACCCGCTCGACCCGCACTTCAATCGCGACGGTGTCGTTACGGTGTTGCGCGGCAAGCACTCTGAGATCAAGCGGCAACTGCTCGACCAGACCGTGGTGTCCGGGATCGGCAACATCTACGCCGACGAGGCGCTGTGGCGCGCGAAGATCAACGGAGCGCGACTGGCGTCGTCGCTGACCCGGCCGAAGCTCGCCGCGCTGCTCGACGCGGCCGCCGAGGTGATGCGCGAGGCGCTGGCACAGGGCGGGACGTCGTTCGACTCGCTGTATGTCAACGTCAACGGCGAGTCCGGCTACTTCGACCGCTCGCTGGACGCCTACGGCCGCGAGGGCGAACCGTGCCGGCGCTGCGGGGCGATCATGCGGCGGGAGAAGTTCATGAACCGCTCGTCGTTCTACTGCCCGCGGTGCCAACCGCGCCCGCGGGTACGCCGAACCGCGCCGAGACCGACGTAA